A region from the Enterobacter roggenkampii genome encodes:
- a CDS encoding MFS transporter — translation MNTTTCTHKDNPNFWIFGLFFFLYFFIMATCFPFLPIWLSDIIGLNKTHTGIVFSCISLSAIAFQPVLGVISDKLGLKKHLLWIISVLLFLFAPFFLYVFAPLLKANIWLGALSGGIYIGFVFSAGSGAIEAYIERVSRNSFFEYGKARMFGCLGWGLCASTGGILFGIDPSYVFWMGSAAALLLMLLLVVAKPRPNQTAQVMNALGANQPQITAKTVFSLFRQRRMWMFILYVIGVACVYDVFDQQFATFFKTFFTTPQEGTRAFGFATTAGEICNAIIMFCSPWIINRIGAKNTLLIAGVIMATRIIGSSFATTAVEVIALKMLHALEVPFLLVGAFKYITGVFDTRLSATIYLIGFQFAKQSAAIFLSAFAGNMYDRIGFQETYLMLGCFVLAITVVSAFTLSSREEIAAGNKALEVH, via the coding sequence ATGAACACAACAACCTGTACCCACAAAGACAACCCTAATTTCTGGATTTTCGGGCTGTTCTTCTTTCTCTACTTTTTCATCATGGCCACCTGCTTTCCGTTCCTGCCGATCTGGCTGTCGGATATCATCGGCCTCAATAAAACCCATACCGGCATCGTCTTCTCCTGCATCTCACTCTCGGCCATTGCCTTCCAGCCGGTGCTTGGGGTGATCTCGGATAAACTGGGGCTGAAAAAACACCTGCTGTGGATCATCTCCGTGCTGCTGTTCCTGTTTGCCCCTTTCTTCCTCTACGTCTTTGCGCCATTACTGAAAGCTAACATCTGGCTGGGCGCGCTGAGCGGCGGCATTTATATCGGCTTTGTCTTTTCGGCGGGCTCAGGGGCCATTGAGGCCTACATTGAACGCGTGAGCCGTAACAGTTTCTTTGAGTACGGCAAGGCGCGCATGTTTGGCTGCCTCGGCTGGGGGCTGTGCGCCTCCACGGGCGGGATCCTGTTCGGCATCGATCCGTCGTATGTTTTCTGGATGGGTTCGGCGGCGGCGCTGCTGTTGATGCTGTTGCTGGTGGTCGCAAAGCCAAGACCCAATCAGACGGCGCAGGTGATGAATGCGCTGGGTGCCAACCAGCCGCAGATCACCGCGAAAACGGTCTTTAGCCTGTTCCGTCAGCGCAGAATGTGGATGTTTATTCTGTACGTGATTGGCGTGGCCTGCGTCTACGACGTTTTCGACCAGCAGTTTGCTACCTTCTTCAAAACGTTCTTCACCACGCCGCAGGAGGGCACTCGCGCCTTTGGTTTTGCGACCACTGCCGGGGAAATCTGCAATGCGATCATCATGTTTTGTTCACCGTGGATCATTAACCGCATCGGCGCGAAAAACACGCTGCTGATCGCCGGGGTGATTATGGCGACGCGCATTATCGGCTCGTCGTTTGCCACCACCGCCGTAGAAGTGATTGCCCTGAAGATGCTGCACGCGCTGGAGGTGCCGTTCCTGCTGGTGGGGGCCTTCAAGTACATCACCGGGGTGTTTGATACGCGTCTTTCGGCGACTATCTATCTGATTGGCTTCCAGTTTGCCAAACAGTCGGCGGCAATCTTCCTCTCCGCGTTTGCCGGGAATATGTATGACCGGATCGGTTTTCAGGAGACATACCTGATGCTGGGCTGTTTCGTGCTGGCGATTACGGTGGTGTCGGCGTTTACGCTCAGCAGCAGGGAGGAGATAGCGGCGGGCAATAAGGCGCTAGAAGTCCATTAA
- a CDS encoding alpha-galactosidase, with protein MQDSILRLESATVDVVIKTHPFAEIIYWGPHLQHFSPQNAETLSRPVANGRLDVDSPVTLMAELGHGLFGSPGIEGHRLGRDGSPVFSTTDVQQQGQTLTITAEDEHAGLRLTSELALDASGVLAVRHGLTNLKAQAWQVDRFAITLPVAERAREVLAFHGRWIREFQPHRVTLEHDSFVIENRRGKTSHEHFPALIAGTPSFSEMHGDVWGVHLGWSGNHRLRAEAKTDGRRYLQAEALYLPGEMAIEEGDTLWTPRLYASYSARGLNGMSQQFHHYLRDNVIRFPESKPRPVHLNTWEGIYFNHDPDYIMRMADEAAALGVERFIIDDGWFKGRNDDYAALGDWYLDEKKYPNGLTPVISHVKQLGMAFGIWVEPEMINPDSDLYRAHPDWVLALPGYRQHTGRHQLVLNLNIPQAFDYLVERMSWLLGEHEVDYVKWDMNRELVQPGHDGKAAADAQTRQFYRLLDVLGKRFPHVEFESCSSGGGRIDYEVLTRCHRFWASDNNDALERNAIQRGMSYFFPPEVMGAHIGHHKCHATFRQHSIEFRGLTALFGHMGLELDPLTVDEQEREGYRRYAALYKQWREVIHQGTHWRVDMPDATTLAQGIVSEDKTQGLFIVSQLAMPDYTLMMPLRMPGLEASAQYRISLLDHPEIRITGEGGHTMRKLPAWMEAPQTASGEWLMQAGIALPILDPESAILIGVERV; from the coding sequence ATGCAAGATTCCATTTTACGACTCGAAAGCGCGACGGTGGATGTGGTGATAAAAACGCACCCGTTCGCCGAAATTATTTACTGGGGGCCGCATCTTCAGCACTTTTCGCCGCAGAATGCTGAAACCCTTTCCCGGCCAGTTGCCAACGGCAGGCTGGATGTGGATTCTCCGGTCACGCTGATGGCCGAGCTGGGGCACGGCCTGTTTGGGTCGCCCGGTATTGAAGGGCATCGTCTGGGCCGGGACGGTTCGCCTGTCTTTAGCACCACAGACGTCCAGCAGCAGGGCCAAACCCTGACGATTACGGCAGAAGATGAACATGCGGGCCTGCGGCTGACCAGCGAGCTGGCGCTTGACGCCAGCGGCGTGCTGGCGGTGCGTCACGGCTTAACCAACCTGAAAGCGCAGGCGTGGCAGGTGGACCGTTTTGCCATAACGCTACCCGTGGCCGAACGCGCGCGGGAGGTCCTCGCCTTCCACGGACGCTGGATCCGGGAATTTCAGCCGCACCGCGTGACGCTTGAGCACGACAGCTTTGTGATTGAAAACCGCCGGGGTAAAACCTCCCACGAGCACTTCCCGGCGTTGATTGCCGGTACGCCGTCATTCAGCGAAATGCACGGCGACGTCTGGGGCGTGCATCTGGGCTGGAGCGGCAACCACCGCCTGCGTGCGGAAGCCAAAACCGACGGCCGCCGCTATCTGCAGGCTGAAGCCCTCTACCTGCCGGGCGAAATGGCGATTGAGGAGGGCGACACGCTCTGGACGCCGCGCCTGTATGCAAGCTACTCCGCACGGGGCCTGAACGGCATGAGCCAGCAGTTTCACCATTACCTTCGCGACAACGTTATCCGCTTCCCCGAAAGCAAACCGCGCCCGGTTCACCTCAATACCTGGGAAGGCATCTACTTTAACCACGACCCGGACTACATCATGCGCATGGCCGACGAGGCGGCCGCGCTGGGCGTGGAGCGCTTTATCATCGACGACGGCTGGTTCAAAGGTCGCAACGACGACTACGCCGCGCTGGGTGACTGGTATCTGGACGAGAAGAAGTACCCGAACGGCCTCACGCCGGTCATCAGCCATGTGAAACAGCTCGGCATGGCGTTTGGCATCTGGGTTGAGCCGGAGATGATTAACCCGGATTCCGATCTTTATCGTGCGCATCCCGACTGGGTGCTGGCGTTGCCCGGCTACAGGCAACATACCGGGCGGCACCAGCTGGTGCTTAACCTGAACATTCCGCAGGCGTTTGATTATCTGGTGGAGCGCATGAGCTGGCTTCTGGGTGAACATGAGGTCGACTACGTGAAGTGGGACATGAACCGTGAGCTGGTGCAGCCGGGTCACGACGGGAAGGCCGCCGCCGACGCGCAAACCCGCCAGTTTTATCGCCTGCTGGACGTGCTGGGCAAGCGTTTCCCGCACGTCGAATTTGAATCCTGCTCCTCCGGCGGGGGGCGAATTGATTATGAGGTGCTGACGCGCTGCCACCGCTTCTGGGCCTCGGACAACAACGATGCGCTGGAGCGCAACGCTATCCAGCGCGGCATGAGCTACTTCTTCCCGCCGGAGGTGATGGGGGCGCATATCGGTCATCATAAATGTCACGCCACCTTCCGCCAGCACAGCATTGAATTTCGCGGTCTGACGGCGCTGTTTGGCCATATGGGGCTGGAACTGGATCCCCTTACCGTTGATGAGCAGGAGCGCGAAGGTTATCGCCGTTACGCCGCGCTGTATAAGCAGTGGCGCGAGGTTATCCATCAGGGCACCCACTGGCGCGTGGATATGCCGGATGCCACTACGCTGGCACAGGGTATTGTGAGCGAAGATAAAACGCAGGGACTGTTTATCGTGAGCCAGCTCGCCATGCCGGACTACACGTTGATGATGCCGCTGCGCATGCCGGGGCTTGAGGCCAGCGCGCAGTATCGTATTTCGCTGCTCGATCACCCTGAGATTCGCATCACCGGTGAGGGAGGCCATACCATGCGCAAGCTGCCGGCATGGATGGAGGCCCCGCAAACGGCGAGCGGTGAGTGGCTGATGCAGGCGGGCATTGCGCTGCCGATTCTCGATCCGGAAAGCGCCATCCTGATTGGCGTGGAACGCGTGTAA
- a CDS encoding LacI family DNA-binding transcriptional regulator — MSLKAIAKELGLSVTTVSRALNGYDDVSAETRARVEAEAQRRGYRPNTFARRLKMGKIDAVGLVFPVHPVPLNNSVFMDMVGEISHELARHEIDLLLIADDDLADKHSYMRMVQSRRVDALIVAHTLDRDPRLEQLQAAGFPFLALGRSHLPQPYAWFDFDNYAGTYNATRWLIGKGHQRIALLGESNNQAFITQRRQGYLDALREAGLSSEWLRAMPPSRRVGYATTKELLSLSQPPTAIITDCNTHGDGAAMALAELGRLTGENAVALVVYDGLPQDSIVDADVAAVIQSTRQGVGKQIADMVRQLINGEAIEQLQVLWQPEFSPGQTA, encoded by the coding sequence ATGTCGCTCAAAGCCATCGCCAAAGAACTGGGGCTCTCTGTTACCACCGTCAGCCGCGCCCTCAACGGATATGACGACGTCTCCGCCGAGACGCGCGCACGCGTGGAAGCAGAGGCCCAGCGCCGTGGTTACCGACCGAACACCTTCGCCCGCCGCCTGAAGATGGGCAAAATTGACGCCGTTGGGCTGGTGTTCCCGGTCCATCCTGTTCCGCTCAATAACAGCGTATTTATGGACATGGTCGGCGAAATTAGCCACGAACTGGCGCGACATGAAATCGATTTGTTGCTGATTGCCGATGACGATCTGGCCGATAAACACAGCTATATGCGCATGGTGCAAAGCCGCCGCGTGGATGCGCTGATCGTGGCACACACGCTGGATCGCGATCCCCGTCTTGAGCAGCTGCAGGCCGCCGGTTTTCCTTTCCTGGCGCTCGGGCGCAGCCATCTCCCGCAGCCGTACGCGTGGTTCGACTTCGACAACTATGCCGGTACGTACAATGCGACCCGCTGGCTGATCGGAAAAGGCCATCAGCGCATTGCCCTGCTGGGCGAAAGCAACAATCAGGCATTCATCACCCAGCGCCGTCAGGGCTATCTGGACGCGTTGCGGGAAGCCGGGCTTTCCAGCGAATGGCTGCGCGCCATGCCCCCTTCACGCCGGGTGGGGTATGCCACCACGAAAGAGCTTCTCTCGCTATCGCAGCCGCCCACGGCCATCATTACCGACTGCAACACCCACGGCGACGGCGCGGCGATGGCGCTGGCGGAGCTGGGCCGCCTGACCGGCGAGAACGCCGTTGCGCTGGTGGTTTATGACGGGCTTCCGCAGGACAGCATCGTCGACGCTGACGTGGCGGCAGTGATCCAGTCCACCCGTCAGGGCGTCGGGAAACAGATTGCCGATATGGTTCGCCAGCTGATCAACGGCGAGGCGATCGAGCAGCTCCAGGTGCTCTGGCAGCCCGAATTCTCTCCCGGCCAGACGGCCTGA